The region TGTTGTCGTTTTGACAACTTCTAAATATTACCAGAAGCTGTACTGCTTGTCAACAACTTTTTTAAATAAATATTTCTTTCTGCATATTTATTCAGTAAGTTGTACTAGTTATTCAAGACGACTTCAATATAATATCATGTATCATCAATCATTGTCAAGCAACTTTTAGTTTTTTTACTAATTGCTGTTTCGTAAGTTATTCGCTACTTTCAATGACGTAACAACATGTATTAATATAACAAGTTTCCATTTATTGGTCAATAGAAAAGTTCTTTTTTTTACAATTCTTTTTATAAGACGGACATTTAAGTATATTCATACATTTTTATTTGTTTTTTTAGAGAAAATAGCAAAGCAAAACTGTTTCATCCTAGCTCGACTTTTTTTATTGTTCGTTTTCACTTTAAGTCATACTGATATAAGTTAAAATCCTTTTTTTGATTATCTGTGATGATATTTGTTATTTTCCCTCTATTGACGAACCCCGCATTTTGATACAATTTATTTAAATACTGATTATCAGCAATACAATCCAATCGAATAGCTTTTTTTCCTTTTGATTTAGCATATATTTTTGCTTCATTTAATAATTTGCTCGAAATTCCTTGGCCAGAAAAAGCACGTATAATGGTTAAACGATGCAAATAAAAATAATCTGTGCTTTTATCTACTCCCCAAAAAGAGCTATCCCATTTACTTTGGTGGTCCCATAAAATGAACATGCCCACCGTTTGGCTATTGATCGTTCCATAAAAAACTTCTCCACGGTTTATTGCTTCCGCTGTATTATGATTATCTTGACCTTCTAATATTCCAGACCATTGTGAAGATCCCTGAGACTGCAACCATAAAACGGTCTGAATCAACATATCATTTATCATTGTCAAATCTGTTCTTTTTGCTTGATGCAAACGAACTGTTTCATTCATATGCTTCCTTCTTTCTTCTATAGTAGATAAAAATTGCCCCGTAAAGGAAATCGGTATTCTTCTCTAAGTTTAGTTACTTATTGAAAAACAACTTCATCTCTTCACTGGGGCAATAGTGTATATGTTTTCTGTTAAGTCCGTTTTACAAGCGTTCGTTTAATTCTTTTGCTAACTCTTCAAATCCTGGTTTTCCTAATAAAGCAAACATATTTTTCTTATAAGCTTCTACTCCAGGTTGGTCAAATGGATTCACACCGTTTAAGTAACCTGAAACTCCCACTGCGATTTCAAAGAAATACATCAAATAGCCTAGAGTATACGCATCTGTTTCTGGGATAGTTACAAGTAAGTTAGGCACGTTTCCATCTGTATGAGCTAATAAAGTTCCTTCAAATGCTTTTGTGTTAACAAAGTCGATCTCTTTGCCTTGCAGGTAACCTAATCCATCCAAGTCTTCATCAGTAACTGGAATATTTAGTGAGTGTTTTGCTTTGTTTACTTTAACAATTGTTTCAAAAATATTCCGTTGACCATCTTGAATGGATTGACCAATTGAATGCAAGTCAGTAGAAAAATTCGCGCTTGCCGGGAAGATTCCTTTTTGGTCTTTTCCTTCTGATTCGCCAAATAATTGTTTCCACCATTCTGAGAAGTATTGCAGACTTGGTTCGTAATTGACTAATATCTCTGTTACTTTTCCTTTGCGGTAAAGAATATTACGGATCGCTGCATATTGATAAGCTTCATTTTCTTCTAACTTATCGCTGCTGTATGCATCTGCTGCATCTGCTGCCCCTTGCATTAATGCATCAATATCCGCTCCGCTTGCTGCAATCGGCAATAAGCCCACAGCTGTTAATACTGAAAAACGTCCGCCAATATCATCTGGGATAATGAATGATTCATACCCTTGCGCATTTGCTTCTTCTTTCAAAGCACCTCTTGCTTTATCCGTCGTTGCATAAATCCGTTTTTTAGCTTCTTCAGCTCCATATTTTTTCTCCAAAAGTTCTTTAAAGACACGGAAAGCAATAGCCGGTTCTGTAGTTGTTCCAGATTTTGAAATAATATTTACAGAAAAATCACGGTCTCCGATCACATCAATTAAGTCACTTAAATAAGTTGAACTGATACTGTTTCCTGCAAAGAAAACTTGCGGGAATTTGCGTTCTTCTTTAGGCAGCAAATTATAGAATGAATGGTTCAAGAAATCTAAGGCAGCTTTAGCTCCTAGGTAAGATCCGCCTATCCCGATCACCACTAAAATTTCTGAATCATTTTGAATTTTTTTCGCTGCAGCTTTGATGCGGGCAAATTCATCTTTATCATAATTTTTAGGTAAATCGATCCAACCCAAATAGTCACTTCCTGCTCCAGTGCCGTTACGCAACATGTCATTAGCAGTTGTTACTTGCTGTTGCATGTTTGAAATTTCATGTGGTTGAATAAATTTTTCGATTTTTGAATAATCAAATTTAATATGTCCCATTTAAATCACTCCATTATCTTGTATTTGTGAATCAAGGTGCAACGCTGTCATTCATTCTTAACTTTAGTAGTTTTAGAAGAAAAAAGCAAGAAAAAACAGCATTTCTACTAAGAAATACTGTTAAGAAATAGTTAAATTAAAATTGCGGAACCCCGGATATTTTCCAATTTTCTAGAGTTTCTGTCAAGATGCTTGATTGTTGCCAAGATAATTGGGAAAAGTTATTCTTTAATATCTCATTGGTTTGAATACTGGCATCAGCTAATTCAAATACAAAAAGCGGGATACGGTTTCCTTCAACTATAGCATTGGTTAATTCAAAAAGATTTAAATTTTGGATATCGATTGCCAGGGTACTCTTTAGCTCTTCTAAAATACAAGCTAAACCAGTTTGTTTACTCAGAATCTGGGTGGACGGAAACGAAAATTTTTCGCCTTCTTTTTTTACTAAAAACACATATTTTCCTTCTATGTTATGGGTCATAATTGTTCCGGCTACCCATTGTTTTTCTGTCATTTCAAGCACCTCACACTTAAATTTTTAAGTAATCACACAGTAAACTTCTCTAGGTATTTAAAACAGCGGCTATATTTCTAATTCACTTGCCTTTTTTCATCTGCTTTTGCTTCTTCGATCCATTGGGGCATTAAATCACGAATTGTTTTGAATCCATCCTGATTCAATTTTTCTTGACGGTGTCTTCTTTTCTTAGAGTGATAATGAAAGTGGCTTTGGTCTTCTAAAGCTCTCAATGATAAGCTGATTTTTTTGGTATACTCATCAATATCCAAAATCATCACATCCATCTCATCGCCAACAGCTAGAACTTCATTTAGATTTTTTACATATCCATGCTTGCATTCGGAAATATGGATTAATCCTTGTGTTTCTTTGTCTAATGCAACAAATGCACCATAAGGTTGGATACCAGTTACTTTACCTTTAACAATCATACCGATTTTATAATCCATTTTCTCACCTCGTTCATTTTTACGCTGTAATAGTACTTTTAACACTGCAATGCAATTGTATCACAACAATAAAAGTTATGAAAATAGTATTCGCTTTCAAAAACGGGTCAAATTTTATTTTTTGTTTTAGCTAGCTGCTACTAGATTTGGAAACGTTCCCTAGTTAACGTATAATAGAGGTAATGATTCGTTGTATTTTTTACTATAAAAAGGATGTGATTAAATGGAAAGTAAGTTTGATGAAATTATTGACCGTACTAATCAATTGGATATTAAATGGGGGCAGTCAGAAAAAGTATTTGGTTCAATAGATGTTCTTCCCATGTGGATCGCGGATATGGATTTCGCGAGTCCAAAGCCGGTTCTCGATGCCTTAAAATCTTTACTTGATTCTCGTATTTTAGGATATACCGCTCCTCCTGATACACTTTACCAAGCTATTATCGATTGGCAAAAAGAACGTCATCACATGGAACTGACAAAAGAAGCGATTCTCTTTTCGCCAGGAGTCGTGCCAAGTATTGCCTTGATCATTCAAACATTTACGAAAGAAAATGAAGCGATTATGATTCATGATCCTGTCTATACACCCTTTTCAAATATGATTACATTAAACCATCGCCGTTGTGTGCGCTCTACTTTAATTGTAGAACAAAATCAGTTTAAAATGGATTTCATCGAAATGGAAAAACAAATGGTCGAGCAGCAGGTTAAACTATTTATTCTATGTAATCCGCAAAATCCAGGCGGACGTGTCTGGTCAAAAGAAGAGCTCATTCAATTGGCTGAGCTTTGTAAAAAACACCAGATCCTAATCATCAGCGACGAAATCCATGGTGATCTGATTTTTCAACCTTATCAGCTTGCTTCATTAGTAACACTGGATGTGTCTTACCAAGAGTTTGTGATTACACTCTCAGCTGCTACTAAAACATTTAATTTAGCTGGAATTAAAACTTCAATGATTTACGTACAAAATAAATTTCTAGCTGATCAACTAAAATTAGCGCAAGCTAAAATGGAACAAAGCAATTTAACGACATTTGGTTATATCGGAACAGAAACAGCTTTGACTAAATGCGGTCCTTGGCTAACTGATTTATTACAGTACCTTAGTGAAAATCTAGAAATAATTTGTGCATTTTTTGATAAAGAATTACCAGACGTATCTTATATGAAACCGCAAGGCACTTATTTATTCTGGTTTGATTGCTCTAGTTTAAATATGACTGATGCTGAATTAGCAGCACATTTTGCTACAGTAGGAAAAATAGGACTAAATGCAGGAGCAGCTTATGGTCCAGCTGGTTCACATTATATGCGGTTAAACTTTGCAGCATCAAAAAGCCTTATAATTGAAGGTTTAAATCGAATCAAATTGGCCTTTGAGAACCAATAAAGTTATTAAAAAAGGAGAACAGGAATAAAAATCCTGTTCTCTCTTTTTTTTAAGCGATTTGTTCTGCAGCTAACAATAAGCAGCCGGTAATACCCGCATTGTCTCCCAATGCCGGAGGAACAATATATTCTTCCAATGGCGGCAACTGTACATATCCATTCATCAGTTTTTCAAATTCCTGACGAACTAGTTGGAAAAGCTGTGTCTGTTTCATGACACCGCCACCTAAAACAATTCTTTCTGGACTTAACACTAATGTATAATTCATTAAAGCTTGTGCTAAGTAGTAAGCTTCCATTTCCCAAACAGCCGATTCATCAGCTAATTCATGGCCCTTTTTGCCATACCGTTGTTCAATGGCTGGCCCAGCAGCGATTCCTTCTAAGCAGTCTCCGTGATAAGGACAGAATCCGCCAAATGTTTCATCAGGATGTAACCGGACCATCATATGTCCCATTTCTGGATGACCGTAACCTTCTAATAATTTTCCATTTATTACTGCTCCGCCGCCGATACCCGTTCCGACCGTTAAGTAAACACAACTTGACAATCCTAGCGCTGCGCCTCTTTTCA is a window of Carnobacterium mobile DSM 4848 DNA encoding:
- a CDS encoding GNAT family N-acetyltransferase encodes the protein MNETVRLHQAKRTDLTMINDMLIQTVLWLQSQGSSQWSGILEGQDNHNTAEAINRGEVFYGTINSQTVGMFILWDHQSKWDSSFWGVDKSTDYFYLHRLTIIRAFSGQGISSKLLNEAKIYAKSKGKKAIRLDCIADNQYLNKLYQNAGFVNRGKITNIITDNQKKDFNLYQYDLK
- a CDS encoding glucose-6-phosphate isomerase, which gives rise to MGHIKFDYSKIEKFIQPHEISNMQQQVTTANDMLRNGTGAGSDYLGWIDLPKNYDKDEFARIKAAAKKIQNDSEILVVIGIGGSYLGAKAALDFLNHSFYNLLPKEERKFPQVFFAGNSISSTYLSDLIDVIGDRDFSVNIISKSGTTTEPAIAFRVFKELLEKKYGAEEAKKRIYATTDKARGALKEEANAQGYESFIIPDDIGGRFSVLTAVGLLPIAASGADIDALMQGAADAADAYSSDKLEENEAYQYAAIRNILYRKGKVTEILVNYEPSLQYFSEWWKQLFGESEGKDQKGIFPASANFSTDLHSIGQSIQDGQRNIFETIVKVNKAKHSLNIPVTDEDLDGLGYLQGKEIDFVNTKAFEGTLLAHTDGNVPNLLVTIPETDAYTLGYLMYFFEIAVGVSGYLNGVNPFDQPGVEAYKKNMFALLGKPGFEELAKELNERL
- the yugI gene encoding S1 domain-containing post-transcriptional regulator GSP13, coding for MDYKIGMIVKGKVTGIQPYGAFVALDKETQGLIHISECKHGYVKNLNEVLAVGDEMDVMILDIDEYTKKISLSLRALEDQSHFHYHSKKRRHRQEKLNQDGFKTIRDLMPQWIEEAKADEKRQVN
- a CDS encoding MalY/PatB family protein encodes the protein MESKFDEIIDRTNQLDIKWGQSEKVFGSIDVLPMWIADMDFASPKPVLDALKSLLDSRILGYTAPPDTLYQAIIDWQKERHHMELTKEAILFSPGVVPSIALIIQTFTKENEAIMIHDPVYTPFSNMITLNHRRCVRSTLIVEQNQFKMDFIEMEKQMVEQQVKLFILCNPQNPGGRVWSKEELIQLAELCKKHQILIISDEIHGDLIFQPYQLASLVTLDVSYQEFVITLSAATKTFNLAGIKTSMIYVQNKFLADQLKLAQAKMEQSNLTTFGYIGTETALTKCGPWLTDLLQYLSENLEIICAFFDKELPDVSYMKPQGTYLFWFDCSSLNMTDAELAAHFATVGKIGLNAGAAYGPAGSHYMRLNFAASKSLIIEGLNRIKLAFENQ
- a CDS encoding ROK family protein; the encoded protein is MIYGAIEAGGTKFVCAVSDEQGELKEKVSIPTTTPEETLNQVFSFFDSYDLDAIGIGSFGPIDVNTSSATYGYVTSTPKTAWKNYDFLGAIKNRYAIPVGWTTDVNAAALGELKRGAALGLSSCVYLTVGTGIGGGAVINGKLLEGYGHPEMGHMMVRLHPDETFGGFCPYHGDCLEGIAAGPAIEQRYGKKGHELADESAVWEMEAYYLAQALMNYTLVLSPERIVLGGGVMKQTQLFQLVRQEFEKLMNGYVQLPPLEEYIVPPALGDNAGITGCLLLAAEQIA